In Gracilimonas sp., a single window of DNA contains:
- a CDS encoding SatD family protein, translating to MISVITGDIINSRNTEAEKWLKPLKEALDEIGSSPKSWEIYRGDSFQAEITDPKNALQHVIDIKASVKQVKGIDVRLSIGIGDKTFDAPNITESNGDAFVRSGEGYEFLSSAKQNIIVKSPDTDFDEEINLYLRLLLIAMDNWTPKAAEYVRMNLTGNLKQEDMAKKLGITQSSVSERHKRAYMDEVRAVEERYREQLKKLEL from the coding sequence ATGATTAGTGTAATAACCGGTGATATCATCAATTCAAGGAACACGGAAGCTGAAAAGTGGTTGAAACCGCTTAAAGAAGCGCTCGATGAGATCGGTTCATCCCCGAAAAGCTGGGAAATTTACCGGGGCGACAGCTTTCAGGCCGAGATAACTGACCCGAAAAATGCCCTTCAACATGTTATTGATATTAAAGCATCGGTAAAACAGGTAAAGGGGATAGACGTACGTTTAAGCATCGGTATTGGCGACAAAACATTTGACGCTCCCAATATTACTGAGTCGAATGGGGATGCCTTTGTTCGCTCGGGAGAAGGATATGAGTTCTTATCATCTGCCAAACAAAATATCATTGTGAAGAGTCCTGATACAGATTTTGATGAAGAGATCAATCTTTATCTGCGATTACTGCTGATTGCAATGGATAACTGGACTCCAAAGGCAGCTGAATATGTACGTATGAATTTAACAGGAAACCTGAAGCAAGAGGATATGGCCAAGAAGCTGGGCATCACACAGTCTTCGGTAAGTGAGCGGCATAAGCGTGCATATATGGATGAAGTAAGAGCCGTAGAAGAGCGATATAGAGAACAGCTAAAAAAATTAGAGTTGTGA
- a CDS encoding DUF3307 domain-containing protein, with product MILLLKLILAHLIGDFGLQFKKWVDHKREYGLRSGYLYGHVVIHAVVTLMLLWPEISKDLFYLWIPLIILITHFIIDAGKLVLRKNTDSQSFERNTFYEQILFFADQSFHLLVIFGIWFWIDKEASVLISMLFTQYNLLLLLCIFMLTQPAAITIKILIAGWLPENESKEKKTLANAGKLIGILERLFVFGFVVSGNWSGIGFLLAAKSVFRFGDLKEKEGIKLTEYILIGTLLSFGLAMLVSLLFMKLQGFVE from the coding sequence ATGATCCTTCTTCTTAAACTCATATTAGCCCACCTGATTGGTGATTTTGGACTTCAATTCAAAAAATGGGTGGATCATAAGCGCGAATATGGACTGAGATCAGGTTATCTGTATGGTCATGTGGTCATTCATGCCGTGGTCACTTTGATGTTGTTGTGGCCGGAGATCAGTAAAGATCTATTTTACCTCTGGATTCCCCTGATCATCCTTATCACTCATTTCATCATTGATGCCGGAAAACTAGTATTGAGGAAGAATACCGATTCGCAAAGCTTTGAACGGAATACCTTTTATGAGCAAATTCTCTTTTTTGCTGATCAGTCTTTTCACCTGTTGGTGATATTTGGTATCTGGTTTTGGATCGATAAAGAGGCTTCGGTGTTGATTTCAATGCTATTCACTCAGTACAATCTATTGCTCTTGCTTTGCATTTTTATGCTGACACAACCCGCTGCCATTACCATAAAGATCTTGATCGCCGGATGGCTTCCTGAAAATGAAAGTAAGGAAAAGAAAACGCTGGCTAATGCAGGGAAATTAATCGGAATACTGGAAAGACTGTTTGTTTTTGGGTTTGTGGTAAGTGGAAACTGGTCGGGTATTGGTTTTTTGTTAGCCGCGAAATCTGTTTTTCGTTTCGGAGACCTGAAGGAGAAAGAGGGGATAAAGCTAACCGAATATATCCTTATCGGTACCCTTTTAAGTTTCGGTTTAGCAATGCTGGTAAGCCTGCTTTTTATGAAGCTTCAGGGCTTTGTGGAATGA
- a CDS encoding SDR family oxidoreductase, with protein sequence MKVLVIGANGQIGTRLVHQLKEAGHTPKAMVRKKEQVSQFKSKGVDTVLGDLEEDFSHVYQGVDAVVFTAGSGGHTPKSQTKVIDRDGAIKAIDEAEKAGVSRFVMVSALKANRDSGMWSKSMRHYYEAKSKADNHLRNTDLDYTVLMPGRLTNEPGTGQVELSEYIEEIEGRTITRDDVAAVVTELIDRPVTFGKSLDLLQGEDSVKEAISGISQT encoded by the coding sequence ATGAAGGTATTAGTTATCGGTGCAAACGGGCAAATTGGAACACGATTAGTTCATCAACTCAAAGAAGCCGGACATACCCCCAAGGCCATGGTTCGTAAAAAAGAACAGGTCAGCCAATTTAAGAGTAAAGGGGTAGATACAGTTCTGGGGGATCTGGAGGAAGATTTCAGTCATGTATATCAAGGAGTGGATGCGGTGGTGTTTACAGCTGGTTCCGGAGGGCATACTCCAAAGTCACAAACCAAAGTCATTGATCGAGACGGAGCTATTAAAGCCATTGATGAGGCAGAGAAAGCCGGAGTCAGCCGCTTTGTGATGGTAAGTGCACTCAAGGCAAATCGAGATTCCGGGATGTGGTCAAAGTCTATGCGGCATTATTATGAAGCCAAATCAAAGGCTGATAATCATCTTCGAAATACAGACCTTGATTACACCGTTTTGATGCCCGGACGATTGACCAACGAGCCTGGAACCGGACAAGTTGAATTATCCGAATACATTGAAGAGATAGAAGGCAGGACCATCACCCGGGATGATGTAGCGGCTGTAGTAACTGAACTGATCGACCGTCCGGTAACTTTTGGTAAAAGTCTGGACT
- a CDS encoding ATP-dependent 6-phosphofructokinase, which translates to MKKVLVSTGGGDCPGLNAVIRAIVKRAQRTQDWEVYGSMEAFNGVLRSPKEIIRLDDEKVAGIHAKGGTILQTTNKGGPFNWPVKKEDGSWTTEDRSDEMIDYLKREGFEAVINIGGDGSQEISYQLFEKGLNVIGVPKTIDNDLACTDYTFGFQTAVDIATDAVDKLVTTAESHHRLMILEVMGRGAGWIALHSAIGGGAEVCLIPEIPYDINKVLERLNSRYEAGKGFAIIVIAEGAKPKKGSVVARKSDETGYQNVRLGGIANQLSDQLKKAGFDHDIREMVLGHLQRGGIPIAYDRVLATQFGVKAMEMVINGEYGQMVSFLHHEITSVSLKRATEEHNFVDPQSFLVQTAKGVGISFGD; encoded by the coding sequence ATGAAAAAAGTACTTGTATCTACCGGAGGCGGAGACTGTCCGGGATTGAACGCTGTGATTCGTGCCATTGTGAAACGAGCCCAGCGAACTCAAGATTGGGAAGTATATGGGAGTATGGAAGCATTCAATGGTGTTTTGCGTTCTCCAAAAGAAATTATTCGACTGGACGATGAAAAAGTAGCAGGCATACACGCCAAAGGTGGTACTATTCTGCAAACCACCAACAAAGGAGGACCCTTTAACTGGCCGGTAAAAAAAGAAGACGGCTCCTGGACCACGGAAGATCGTTCTGATGAAATGATTGATTACCTGAAAAGAGAAGGATTTGAGGCAGTTATAAATATTGGCGGGGATGGCTCTCAAGAAATCAGTTACCAGCTATTCGAGAAGGGATTGAATGTGATCGGAGTGCCCAAAACCATTGACAACGATCTAGCCTGCACCGACTACACGTTTGGCTTCCAAACGGCTGTTGATATTGCAACAGATGCAGTTGATAAACTGGTCACCACAGCGGAAAGTCACCATCGATTGATGATCCTGGAAGTCATGGGGCGTGGCGCCGGATGGATTGCCCTTCATTCAGCCATAGGCGGAGGGGCTGAAGTCTGTCTTATTCCCGAGATCCCTTATGACATTAACAAAGTGTTGGAGCGTCTGAATAGTCGTTACGAAGCAGGGAAAGGATTCGCCATCATTGTAATTGCAGAAGGTGCCAAACCAAAAAAGGGATCGGTAGTAGCTCGTAAAAGTGACGAAACAGGTTATCAGAATGTGCGATTAGGAGGTATTGCTAACCAACTTTCAGACCAATTAAAAAAAGCCGGATTTGATCACGACATAAGGGAAATGGTACTCGGACACTTACAACGCGGTGGAATCCCTATCGCCTACGACCGGGTACTTGCCACACAGTTTGGGGTAAAAGCGATGGAAATGGTGATCAATGGAGAGTATGGCCAAATGGTTTCTTTCCTGCATCATGAAATTACCTCCGTTTCACTGAAAAGAGCAACTGAAGAACATAATTTCGTGGATCCTCAAAGTTTTCTGGTACAAACCGCTAAAGGTGTTGGGATTAGTTTTGGTGATTGA